Within the Indicator indicator isolate 239-I01 chromosome 26, UM_Iind_1.1, whole genome shotgun sequence genome, the region CCTGTGCAGTAACTCTGTAGTGCACAAACCCACTGATTGTATGATTATCCCTAGGACAGATCATTAACAAGAGCCAGTGGGTTGAGCTGTTATGACTCAATTGAAAGAAGTACTTTCCAGAGATGCTCAAGTAGAAATCTGAGCCCATCACACCATTAACAAGCTGCTCACACGAGATTTCTGCAAATTTTGAGTAAACTAATGTCAGTTCTGACTCGTGGTAATGTAGCATAAGATGCAAGAACTCCCAgaacacagtatcacaggatggcaggggttggaagggacctttggagattgagcccaacctccctgccaaggcagggtcacctaaagaaggtcacacaggaacatatccaggtggctttggaatgtctccagagatggagactgtgccacctctctgggcagcctgctctgtcacccttaaattcATGAAGCTTCAGATGGAACTtatgttccagtctgtgcctgtttttccttgtcctgtcactgggcaccactgacaaaagcctggtgccatcctcctgacacccacccttgaagtattgatcagcattgacgAGATCCCTCCCCCAGtcttgtcttttccagactaagaagtcccaattctctcagtccttatcagagatgttccagccccctcaACATCATTGCAGCCTTTggctctctcctctccagcaagtccctgtccgtcttgaactggggagcccagaactggacacactactcccgatgtggcctcaccaaggcagagcagaaggggaagagaacctgCCTCAACCTAccagccacactcttcttgatgcaccccaggatgccatttgccttcttggccacaagggtacattgctggctcatggtcccCCTGTGGTCTACCAGGACTTTACTGCTCTGGAAGCAACATGCTCTGCTAGCTTTCCTATGCAGTTCCACTGTTGAGCCagttgaaagaagaaaagtttaCCTTAAAGTCTGGATTCTTGTTCTTGTCAACACATGGAGAAACAAACATTGGCCTTCCCTCCACAACCTGACGATCCAAGCCAAGAGCCTGGAGAGCAGACTTCTCTTCCTTGAACTCTACGTAGCAGTAGCCCCGGAAAGTGCCTTTGTTGCTGAACACTGGACGGATCTCTGTCACCTCCCCACAGCTCTCAAAGAGCTCTTTCAGTTTCACCTCAGGATTTGCCAAGGTGTAGGACAGGTTGCTGACAAAGACAGTGACATTATCTTTACTGCTGTCATGCAGAACTTTGGGGATGTCTTTTCGGCTGGTTGATGCCTTCTCCTTTTGGTTTGCTGGGTGATCTGGCTTGTCAGCTCCACTTCTTCCAAACAAGCCAGTTTCCACCTCCATGTCTTCTTCCAGAAGTAGACCATCACCATCTACTTTGTGTTTcttgctgggctgctctgctaAGTAACAACATTAAAGctttactaggaaaaaaaaaaaaagacaccatTTTGCTTACCACTGAAATGAAGCTGCCCTCCTGCACACCATGGAGTTTGGAAGCAGCACATAAAACCACAAATAAAGTGAAGAAGACACCAAATTAAAACCTCCTTCAGGTTTTGAGGAATGACTAACAAGTTACTtgaccaaaagaaaaaggatttaaacagaaataatgAGGCTATGCCCCCACATCCTTTGTCAGCTCCAACCTCTGATccatgtttgggttttctttcctctctttatcTGTTGGGATTTTCActatctattttctttttttttttttttttttttaaagaaataaaaacacaaaagctCCCACAACTCCCCTGAGGGCAGCAAACTATTAAAATCCTGTTACCAGCTTCTGAGAGACTGCCTCAGTACTGAACAACCCAATTTAGACAGATGCCTCAGCATCAATTGATGAGTCAGAAAAATGACTttcttgaattaaaaaaaaaaaaaaataaaatcacaatttctctgaaataaaaatattaaaaaaatccctagAAGTAGAGGTTTTTCCTTCTAAACCTCTACTTCTATGGATCCAAAACCACTTAGTCTTGCCTTTATTTCGCTACCACAAAGACCTCCTAGGAGAAAGAAACCCAGAAAAGACAGCAGCGCTGAAGACACCAGTGATGGCACTTCCTCATCTGCCTCTAACAGAGAGGAGCCAACTAATAACCATGTCATCAGAGGTTGAAGCTTTTAgtcatttgggttttgttggggttttttttaccttcttctTGTCCCCACTCCCCCTCATCATCATCGTCTGCTTTGCGCTTGTCGCCGATCTTGGTTTTTTTAGCCTTTttggaagcttttttttctgcccGAGCCTGCTTTCGTtgctcagctttctcctcctcctgctttgccAGGGCAGCTTCTTTCTCAGCAGCCTACAAACATgcaagatttatttatttagttgttttttgtttttccccagtgaCTGTACAACATTTTCTGGAGTTACTGAACACGGAGGGTTTTCTCCTAAGCTACATCAAACGCAGCACTGCCAGGATCATCACTTCCTAGCACATCTCAAATTGCAGTGCAGTTTATTCTTGTATCCAGCCAAAAGGGGAAAGATTAAAAACAACATGAGGTTAGCATCATTTTcaactaaaaaaagaaaaaaaaaaaaatcaacagtttTGAGGCTTCAAGATAATGCAAGCTTATCTAAGAGGAGTAGTATTAGAGATGTGACATCCCGAGAAGCAGGATCTTAATAAAGGTTATTTCCTAGAGACCACTTAGGTAGCTCCCAGGAAGTTCTGACCTTTGCTCTTTGTTCATTCACTCGAGCtaatctgttttctgttttttgaaCTGCTGCATCCCAGTCTTCCAATGTTCctaaaagataagaaaaaacaaaaaaaaaggggggggttAAAAAAACATCTTTGTATCTATTATATTATTATCCTTATCTTGAAAATACAATTCTGGAAAAATAAGAGTCAAttatttggacttgatgatcttaaaggttttttccaactgaaatgattctgattctatgattttataaattCTATGAATTCACTGAATTTAGTATTCACCATCACACATGAAAACTAAAAAAGtcttcaaagcaaaaaaaaaaaaaacaaaaccccagcaaagcAAAAACCTCCCACTTGTAACAAGACACTTCAAAAAGgcatagaaaaaaacccaaccaatttCAGCAGGCTCCCAGTCAAgccaaaaaagaaggaaaagctggggggggagaaggggaagagttGCTTGTGTGTGCCACAGCAgtgaaaaggaaacaagaacAACCAAGCATTAGATCAGATTCACTGGGTATCACATTGTACACAAACCAGAGCAGGTAAAATGAGATGATGCGCTGTGAGTTACCTTCTATCCTCTCCAGTGTCAGCAGCACCTCGCAGACGTGCTCTGGGTAGTCACTGGTGCACTGCACCGCTCGGTGCAAGGccttcctgcagtgctgagtgtcCCCATGAGCTCTGCAGGAGGGAAAGAACAGCCATGAGGAGCCAACCCTCCACATCAGGAGTACAAGATGACAGGTCACTTTGTTCTGTGCCAATggtttccctccttccccaccaaACACAACCCACTGTTGATGGAATGCTTCTGAAGtacagggcagggctgctggaaGAACATCACCACATTGCAAAACCCTATGAAGTGTACCCATACTAAGCAGCTAAGGCTTGTCTTAGTTAAGGAGACTAAAAGAGTTAATTAACTCTTTAGTTAatggatagagagcagccctgtggagaaggacttgggggtgctggttgatgagaagctcaacatgagctggcaattcgtgctcacagcccagagccaaccCTGTCCTGccctgatccccagcagcatgggcagggagcggattctgcccctctgccacgctcagctgagaccccacctgcagttctggggccagctctggagtcctgagcacaggaaagacagggatctgttggagtagggccagaggaggccacaaagatgattggaAGGCTGAAACTCCTcagctgtgaggccaggctgagacagttgggtttccagcctggagaaggctcaggggagacttcagagcagccttccagcatttgaagggggctacagaacaACTTTCTAcaaagtgataggatgaagggtgatggcttcaaactagaagcTGCTCGACTAAGGTTAGACATGAGAAAGCAATTCTTCCCCAgtagagtggtgaggcactgaacaggttgccaaggaaactgtggaggctccaagccaaTTGTTGAAAACCAGGcttgatggggccttgagcaacctggtctggtaggaggtgtccctgcccacggcaagggagattggaactagatgagctttaaggtcacttccaacccagcccattctgtgattctaaccaGCCTAGCCCTTACCTTTCCAGGTTGTAATACTCCAGCCACATGTTTGCATACTTGGCATTCCCTTTCGTCATGATGTTGTCCCAGAGCTCTCTGGCCTTCTGCATGTTGTTACACAAGCGGGCCTGAAACACAGCACCTGAAGCACTCAGTATGATCTAGTGATTATTTCACTGCTCCACTTTGGGACTAGTTAGTGTAGGCAGCACTCAGTTAAGCAGGATTTAAGGCAGTTTACAGCCTAGTCCTCAGTTCCAAGCCACCAGCCTGCTAACCAAGCTACTCACACGTCccatgctgcagtcacagcATGGTAAACATGCCAACAACTGGCAGCTTTCTCCAAGACAATGCAGCTTCTCTCTTGAGATGCCATACTTCAAGCCTGAAGCTACACTATGTGCTTGAGCAGTCCACACAGAGTAGAAGGAGGAAGATTTACTCAAAGTCACCCAGACAAAACACCCAAGTACAAGAGGATTGCAGTTTGGAGCTGATTGATTTTCTCTACTCTAGGAATTTAAATACATCAAACAGAAACATCACCTCAACTCTTGCCCAGTTCTGCATGATGGTGCAGGATGGATCTCCACTCTCACTGAATCCTGGGAATAAAAACAAGCAATTTGTGGATGGCTCTTGGAAATCCAAGTGTTTATTAAACAAGCTCTAAGTTGTAGATGAAATATTTATCTGTAGCTTTCTCCAAATGCTGGAGGCCCTTGAAGACAAGTTAAACATTGTGTGGAGAACTGGCCCTCTAGAAATTCAttgtgaggaaaagaaaacaatctaTTGGATGATTTAACTCACTCTCTTCAACTTCTTGTTTCAAGTACTCCACAGCTCGAGTGAATGCAGACCGCAGCTCTTCCAGTTCTTTActtgagtctggagaaaaaaaaaaaaagaattgccttcaaataataatttaattttcatctcACATTCACTGAAACCTCTTCCCTAACACCCATGAGGATTTTATTGTGGGAGGAATTTTTACTACTTCAATGAAGTTTACTGCATGCATAACAAAGAACCACCAAGCATTTCATTTGGGGCATTTTTGCATCAGCACAAATCTATTCTGTAGGCCAAGAGATGATTTTAAACATCAATTAAACTCATACAGTTCATAGACACCAAGTGGCCAGAAAGTAATTTCTATGAAATTACTGctaaattttaaaagcataatCAGTTTGAGAGGGACACAAAAGAGTTTACATGAATATTATCCATACCTTGTGTAAAATCCACCCTTCTTCTCAGGTAATCAAGATAAGCTTGCCAGATTTCTACGTAGTCTGTTGCCTGAATAAAGCCTGCATTCAGAGCTTTTTcaaacatttctgaaagaaaacgggggaaaaaaaaacacctccttTTCAATAGTGACAAAAATCACTACTTAtagcaacagggaaaaaaaaacaaaacagaaaaaaaaaaaatagatacaCCTGGCAGTTGTAGGAAGACAGGAAAACCCAAGAAATCCTACATCTGGCAAATTGGTTTAGGAAGGGAATTTAAAACCAGTAATGGTCAAGCAAATTGTTTGTGGCTTGCTCAGAACTGAAGCTGCTCAGCCAAAGCTGCTTTGCTCTACCAGCACAACTCCTGCATTTCATCAGCAGGACGGAAACAAATCCTGCAGCACCCCACAAGGCCCTGGTTGTTAAACTTTAGGGTGCACACAGCAATTTTGTACTGCAGAGTTTTACTGAGATGGTCTTTCCTTACCAGAAATAATGCTGTGATCAACTCTATGCCTCTCCATGGCCAAGAGGTATCGAATCCACAGCCCAACGGTCCAGGGACAGTTCCTAACAGCACGGTCATGAGCAGACAGGACCAACTCTTTCACTTTCAGCTGTCGGTCCTGAAACAATCACACCACAGAGTTTAAGTTCCTGTAGCCAGAGAGACCACCCAACACAAATATCAGCTTCTACAGAGCCTTGAAAACAGTACTTCTGTTTTAAATTTGAAAAGCTAAGACAAGATAGCaacaggaacaaactggaacccaggaggttccatctcaacaggaggagaaacttctttggtgtgagggtggtggaactctggagcaggctgcccagagaggttgtggagtctccttctctgcagagcttccaaacccacctggacattgtgatcctgggcaagctgctgtggctgcccctgcttgagcagggtggggttggactggatgatctccagaggtcccttccagcccccaccatgctgggattctgtgattttaaagtCTATACTCCTAAAAACCCAGTGAGCACtttaagaacagaaaagatCTGCTCAGGAGCAACACCAACAAGAACCCTATGCTATACTCAGTCTGCAGCACACAAATGTCTGCTTCTAACCAAGCCAATTTTCTGTCAATGAGAGTAAATTCCCAGCTGTTCTTAGTATGTTAAGAGGAAAGGATGCAAAGAACAGGATGCACACAAGGGTCTGCTAAGGCAGGTGCTGTTCCACCTGCAACCTGCTGTCTGAAGAGAtaacagagcagctcagcctaGACAAGGCTCCTGCAGAGAGTTACACTGATCTCAAGATTAAGAGACCTGCCTTTCAAGTCCAATATGCTTCTCAAACTGCACTAACTAGCCCACATGTACTACAGGCTGAACATCTGGGTTCGCTTCAGCTAGCTGGCAAATTAGCTTagttccctctgctcagcagagcactAGTAGCCCTCAAACAAGTACCTTCATTAATTCATCTGTGCCTCCTGAAGGACAGGCAGGCTCCCCAGTGATTCAGCACTaaactgcttttcttctggcttttgTAGGCAAAAGAGGGCTTTTTCCCTCAAAAGCAATGCCTTTGGATGATATGCTGCCAGAGACAATTCCAGGGCTGACAATACAGCTGGGTAACACCCCTCTGCCAGGTAGCACAAGCCTTGAGGCCCACCCCTAACTTAATTGTTAAGAGGAAAAAGCGAGGAAATGCTCACCTGAACAATAAACACAACACTGAAACAAGGAAGAAgccaaaagaatcacagaatggtttgggttggaggggaccttaaagatcatctcattgcaaccccctgacatgggcagggacacctcccactagcccaggttgctcaagttctcatccaacctggccttcaacacctccaggaagtggtcatccacaacctccctgggaaacctgttccagtgtctccccaccctcactggaaagtatttcttcctcatttccagtctgaatctctcctcttccacctcaaagccattgcccctcatcacAAAAGATGAGGTGAAAAGCAGTTACTGAAGAATTTTATGGGACAGGATGTATGTAGAGCTTCCTGGACATTCACTTATCTAAGAttagaagaataaaaatcaccaccaccctccaggcaaataaacccacaaatatctggtttgggttttttttttccttaccaaATACTGATTGTAGCGTGCCCAAAGATCTGGAACAAGGCAGTTCTCAGCCAAAGCTCTCTCATAGATCAGCTGAATACGAGCTGGATCACCTGCTTTCATCTCAAAATCAATGTAAGCTTGATATTCTGCTAGCTTGGGTGTTTCAGCACccagctggaaaacaaacaggGATAGAAAAAGGTTCAACTCCTCTGAACAAAGCAATATTCAAACAGTTACTCAGAGTGGTTCTCATGCAAAATTCCACACAAGAGATTGGCTGCTAAGTACCAACAGCTTTTGATTTTCAGGTATCTCTGCCCACCACGCACTCTGAAAGCATTCAGATCCCTGCTTTTGGGTCCTTTCAGTCCAGACTGCTGGAGGAAGCATCCAAAGTACTTGTGTACCTCAAGGTGGCCTGACACACTCAACAGAATCAATAGTTTCCAGTATACCCAGTTGTGAGGCTTCTTGCACATTGCTCACACCTAGCAATTCTCAGCTTTATCTCTGTGGCTAGAAAAGTAGTCaagtgtggggggaaaaaaaaaatagagagaaaaaaaatccccccaaagCAATTAACTGTTAAAGCAAAATATAAGTAATAGCATTACCAGTGCCTCTTCATATGGTTTGTACTTCTCCAGTTGCTGTAAAGCTTTTTTGTAATTCTTTATTGTTGCTTCTGGTATTGGTTCTTCTGACCACTCCTCATACTCAGCATAGGAAGCCTCCATATCTATTAGAAGCCATGAAACCCCATCAGTAACACACTCACTGGACTGAAGAAATAGAACTCAACCTATATTTCACTCTCACATTTGTATTTCTGTTCACAGTTTTGTACATTAACTGTCACACATTCAAAGGGTTTAGACACTTCATCTTACACAGTGCACAATGCAAACTCAGGGCAAGTTGTATCCAAACTACTCCTTTTGACTTAGAAGAGCCAAAAGGGGTTAAGACTTGCCCAAGACTTCAAAGAAAAGAACCCAAAAATCTTTCAATATGCAAACAAAAAAGTCAAAGAACTGTGCTTAAGCTTCTCCTGTTAAGtaaagcagcaagaaaagggACTCAAGGAGTTTAAAGTATGAAACAGATATGGCAGGATTTGATCAATCCAGCTAAGAACCAAGAAAGGTTCTTAGTGAATTCCTAGTTCTCAGTGGTATTTTTTGCCCATCACTTGTACTTTAAATAGCCTCCCACCATGTAATGAAGTAGCAGATTAAATCAAGTCTCAGTGAGCAAGGCTACTTCTGAACAAATGGGATCCATGCATCATTCACAGGGCAAAAGTCACTGATTAGAGCACCCCCAAGTTCTACAGCTGCAGTTTGGCTGCCTGTGCCACAGCTTATCCACACCACCCCTCCAGCTCTCACCTAGCAGTGGGATCCCCAGCTGGCGCCTGAACAACGTGTGGATCTTCTcaagctggctgcagagcatctgctgctgctcaggagatGGAAtgctgccaggggctggctgcagacaaAAGCATTGACATTTAATCAGTTCCCTGAGCTGATGAACACGATGAGGAACTGGCCACAGACTTGGAGGATCTGGGCTCCGAGGGACTGCACGATCCCTGAAGGACAGATGCAGCCAACTTGTGTTTCAGGCCACCAGTGTGAAAGCCAAAACCTGGAAACTGCTACtcagaagctggtgaaggtggAAAGCATTCCTCACTGAGAGCTGACACATGCATGGGGAAATGGTAACCTGAACAGAAGTAGGCAGCATGTGACCAGACTGCTCACAAACCCACAGGGCTGCCAAATAGCTTCTCAATAAATCCCTGGTGTGTGCAGGGATGGTTTAAAGCTTCCAGCTTGCTCTCTGTTTGTGGATGAAAGGGGGTTCTCCTGTTACTCTTTTGTCAGAGCACTTCATAGaacggggttggaagggacctttgaagatgtATCTAGTTCCATCTCCCATACTGTGGGCAGAGACATCTTAACTTGCACATCTTAGGTAGTAAACTGCAAAAAGTAAATGGAAACATTCACATGCTAGCTAAAGGAGTCTTTGGCAGATGTCAAATGTGTGTTCCAGGGATAACATCATCAAAAGTCACAAAGAAAGTGAAATAATGAGTAAGGTTAAAGCTGAATAGCagcctccagtacctgaagggagcccacaagaaagctgggaagggactttttacaagagtttgtagtgacagaatgaaagggaatggattgaagcttgaggaaggtagatttagactggagataggaagaaattctttccagtgagggtggtgagacactgcaacaggtagcccagggaggttgtggatgccccctccctggagctgtttaaggccaggttggatgaggccttgagcaccctgggctagtggaaggtggtcacctacttcaacctccctgccatgagcctagtctcaactagactcagttgctcaaggcctcatccaacctggtcttcaGCAACCctgggagaaggcatccacaatgtccctgggcagcctgttgcagagtctcaccaccctcatactgaagaacttcttcctgagatccagtctaaacctactctccttcaacttgaaaccattccctcttgtcctagcactggacaccctgatgaaaattCAAAGTTAGTCTTGTCAGTTCAAGCTGAAGGAGCAGAGTGAAACTTTGCTTCTGGGTATGAGATTTTACCATcctctttaaaaacaaatccaCACCAGGACATCAATACAGAGTGTTTACCTCAGAGCAAAGGatcacagcccagcagaaacaACTGGGTGACACTACAGCTTTTTTTCTCAGAGCAGACCCatgaaggggctgcagaagcaagcagctgtgctgtggtttgtgATGAGAGCCCAGGGGAGGAGCCTTACCTGTGCTGTCTCCAGTATGGCATTCTCAAACTCCCTGTAAGCCTCCCAGAGAGCTGTGCCCTTGGTCACGTGCAGCCCCACCGCCGTGAGGGCTCTCTCGAACACGGAGCGCACCT harbors:
- the SART3 gene encoding squamous cell carcinoma antigen recognized by T-cells 3; amino-acid sequence: MAAAGAEAAAVAAEEEKRLPEGDPESGGDSEDEGDSDSSGDGEDEEKENEAEIQRLEEQLSINAFDYNCHLDLIKLLRQEGELIKLRRARQKMSELFPLTEEIWLDWLKDEIKMASESSEREKVYELFERAVKDYICPEIWLEYAQYSIGGIGQEGGIEKVRSVFERALTAVGLHVTKGTALWEAYREFENAILETAQPAPGSIPSPEQQQMLCSQLEKIHTLFRRQLGIPLLDMEASYAEYEEWSEEPIPEATIKNYKKALQQLEKYKPYEEALLGAETPKLAEYQAYIDFEMKAGDPARIQLIYERALAENCLVPDLWARYNQYLDRQLKVKELVLSAHDRAVRNCPWTVGLWIRYLLAMERHRVDHSIISEMFEKALNAGFIQATDYVEIWQAYLDYLRRRVDFTQDSSKELEELRSAFTRAVEYLKQEVEERFSESGDPSCTIMQNWARVEARLCNNMQKARELWDNIMTKGNAKYANMWLEYYNLERAHGDTQHCRKALHRAVQCTSDYPEHVCEVLLTLERIEGTLEDWDAAVQKTENRLARVNEQRAKAAEKEAALAKQEEEKAEQRKQARAEKKASKKAKKTKIGDKRKADDDDEGEWGQEEDEEQPSKKHKVDGDGLLLEEDMEVETGLFGRSGADKPDHPANQKEKASTSRKDIPKVLHDSSKDNVTVFVSNLSYTLANPEVKLKELFESCGEVTEIRPVFSNKGTFRGYCYVEFKEEKSALQALGLDRQVVEGRPMFVSPCVDKNKNPDFKVFRYSTTLEKHKLFISGLPFSCTKEELEELCKAHGNVKDIRLVTNRAGKPKGLAYVEYESEAQASQAVLKMDGLTVKEHVIKVAISNPPLRRLPDKPEAGKAPQFAVPRPVYGARGKGRTQLSMMPRALQRQSHPVAKAENGMVQNSPATSSKPPEEPKKMSNADFAKMLLKK